A single region of the Eleginops maclovinus isolate JMC-PN-2008 ecotype Puerto Natales chromosome 16, JC_Emac_rtc_rv5, whole genome shotgun sequence genome encodes:
- the LOC134878069 gene encoding uncharacterized protein LOC134878069 isoform X5 — MTSWRPVPPLLLFVFLSTIHQSEAGCDLFVPEKWNDKLNQRLGIVDTEHPKDMMNCSAERLCNIGNTFGCNLLMDCGNKDDGNGTSPECNGTITHYVSYYDFICLYAIQQNLIEGLHTDTRNYSVCKYATVFMLYQRIVADSTPTTTTSQAKVLTHPTLKTTSSSSSSSSPSSTTTTRTRTTTTATTLAPNSRTSPIKGTNDQHSDNIVGDENFTLKNILIVSVVLNLLLLVYLFVQQRWNRERRQSNLFHGNSEGSPVGATIDNTGSELESSFTLLQIMNRDNVAGEEEPRLGV, encoded by the exons ATGACATCATGGAGACCCGTGCCCCCCCTGCTTCTCTTC GTGTTCCTGAGCACGATTCACCAATCAGAGGCAGGTTGTGATTTATTTGTGCCAGAAAAATGG AACGACAAGCTAAACCAGAGGTTAGGCATCGTAGACACGGAGCATCCCAAG GACATGATGAATTGCTCTGCAGAGCGATTATGCAACATTGGAAACACGTTTGGGTGTAACCTGCTGATGGACTGCGGCAACAAA GATGATGGAAATGGGACGAGTCCCGAGTGTAATGGGACCATCACTCACTATGTTTCCTACTATGACTTCATCTGCCTCTATGCCATACAGCAGAATCTGATTGAGGGTCTACACACAGATACTCGGAACTATTCAG TCTGCAAATATG CCACGGTATTCATGCTGTATCAACGAATAGTTGCCG AttcaacaccaacaacaacaacctcacAAGCCAAAGTATTGACACAtccaacattaaaaacaacatcatcatcatcatcatcatcatcaccatcatcaacaacaacaacaagaacaagaacaacaacaacagcaacaacactgGCACCAAATTCCAGAACAAGCCCAATTAAAGGAACCAATG ACCAACATTCAGACAACATCGTTGGAGATG AGAACTTCACGCTGAAGAACATCTTGATAGTCTCCGTGGTTTTGAATCTGCTCCTGCTGGTCTACCTGTTCGTGCAACAGAGGTGGAACCGGGAGCGCAGACAGTCG AATCTATTCCATGGGAACTCTGAGGGGAGCCCAGTGGGAGCTACAATAGATAATACG GGTTCAGAGTTGGAATCCAGCTTCACACTGTTGCAGATTATGAACAGGGATAATGTTGCTGGTGAAGAGGAACCCAGGCTGGGCGTCTGA
- the LOC134878069 gene encoding uncharacterized protein LOC134878069 isoform X1, with translation MYDNFSRESQGRGAKRVRGENPLLGSVSPEGYSSGSMTSWRPVPPLLLFVFLSTIHQSEAGCDLFVPEKWNDKLNQRLGIVDTEHPKDMMNCSAERLCNIGNTFGCNLLMDCGNKDDGNGTSPECNGTITHYVSYYDFICLYAIQQNLIEGLHTDTRNYSVCKYATVFMLYQRIVADSTPTTTTSQAKVLTHPTLKTTSSSSSSSSPSSTTTTRTRTTTTATTLAPNSRTSPIKGTNDQHSDNIVGDENFTLKNILIVSVVLNLLLLVYLFVQQRWNRERRQSNLFHGNSEGSPVGATIDNTGSELESSFTLLQIMNRDNVAGEEEPRLGV, from the exons TGTGAGTCCGGAGGGATACAGCAGTGGCAGCATGACATCATGGAGACCCGTGCCCCCCCTGCTTCTCTTC GTGTTCCTGAGCACGATTCACCAATCAGAGGCAGGTTGTGATTTATTTGTGCCAGAAAAATGG AACGACAAGCTAAACCAGAGGTTAGGCATCGTAGACACGGAGCATCCCAAG GACATGATGAATTGCTCTGCAGAGCGATTATGCAACATTGGAAACACGTTTGGGTGTAACCTGCTGATGGACTGCGGCAACAAA GATGATGGAAATGGGACGAGTCCCGAGTGTAATGGGACCATCACTCACTATGTTTCCTACTATGACTTCATCTGCCTCTATGCCATACAGCAGAATCTGATTGAGGGTCTACACACAGATACTCGGAACTATTCAG TCTGCAAATATG CCACGGTATTCATGCTGTATCAACGAATAGTTGCCG AttcaacaccaacaacaacaacctcacAAGCCAAAGTATTGACACAtccaacattaaaaacaacatcatcatcatcatcatcatcatcaccatcatcaacaacaacaacaagaacaagaacaacaacaacagcaacaacactgGCACCAAATTCCAGAACAAGCCCAATTAAAGGAACCAATG ACCAACATTCAGACAACATCGTTGGAGATG AGAACTTCACGCTGAAGAACATCTTGATAGTCTCCGTGGTTTTGAATCTGCTCCTGCTGGTCTACCTGTTCGTGCAACAGAGGTGGAACCGGGAGCGCAGACAGTCG AATCTATTCCATGGGAACTCTGAGGGGAGCCCAGTGGGAGCTACAATAGATAATACG GGTTCAGAGTTGGAATCCAGCTTCACACTGTTGCAGATTATGAACAGGGATAATGTTGCTGGTGAAGAGGAACCCAGGCTGGGCGTCTGA
- the LOC134878069 gene encoding uncharacterized protein LOC134878069 isoform X2: MYDNFSRDVSPEGYSSGSMTSWRPVPPLLLFVFLSTIHQSEAGCDLFVPEKWNDKLNQRLGIVDTEHPKDMMNCSAERLCNIGNTFGCNLLMDCGNKDDGNGTSPECNGTITHYVSYYDFICLYAIQQNLIEGLHTDTRNYSVCKYATVFMLYQRIVADSTPTTTTSQAKVLTHPTLKTTSSSSSSSSPSSTTTTRTRTTTTATTLAPNSRTSPIKGTNDQHSDNIVGDENFTLKNILIVSVVLNLLLLVYLFVQQRWNRERRQSNLFHGNSEGSPVGATIDNTGSELESSFTLLQIMNRDNVAGEEEPRLGV; this comes from the exons TGTGAGTCCGGAGGGATACAGCAGTGGCAGCATGACATCATGGAGACCCGTGCCCCCCCTGCTTCTCTTC GTGTTCCTGAGCACGATTCACCAATCAGAGGCAGGTTGTGATTTATTTGTGCCAGAAAAATGG AACGACAAGCTAAACCAGAGGTTAGGCATCGTAGACACGGAGCATCCCAAG GACATGATGAATTGCTCTGCAGAGCGATTATGCAACATTGGAAACACGTTTGGGTGTAACCTGCTGATGGACTGCGGCAACAAA GATGATGGAAATGGGACGAGTCCCGAGTGTAATGGGACCATCACTCACTATGTTTCCTACTATGACTTCATCTGCCTCTATGCCATACAGCAGAATCTGATTGAGGGTCTACACACAGATACTCGGAACTATTCAG TCTGCAAATATG CCACGGTATTCATGCTGTATCAACGAATAGTTGCCG AttcaacaccaacaacaacaacctcacAAGCCAAAGTATTGACACAtccaacattaaaaacaacatcatcatcatcatcatcatcatcaccatcatcaacaacaacaacaagaacaagaacaacaacaacagcaacaacactgGCACCAAATTCCAGAACAAGCCCAATTAAAGGAACCAATG ACCAACATTCAGACAACATCGTTGGAGATG AGAACTTCACGCTGAAGAACATCTTGATAGTCTCCGTGGTTTTGAATCTGCTCCTGCTGGTCTACCTGTTCGTGCAACAGAGGTGGAACCGGGAGCGCAGACAGTCG AATCTATTCCATGGGAACTCTGAGGGGAGCCCAGTGGGAGCTACAATAGATAATACG GGTTCAGAGTTGGAATCCAGCTTCACACTGTTGCAGATTATGAACAGGGATAATGTTGCTGGTGAAGAGGAACCCAGGCTGGGCGTCTGA
- the LOC134878069 gene encoding uncharacterized protein LOC134878069 isoform X3: MYDNFSRESQGRGAKRVRGENPLLGSVSPEGYSSGSMTSWRPVPPLLLFVFLSTIHQSEAGCDLFVPEKWNDKLNQRLGIVDTEHPKDMMNCSAERLCNIGNTFGCNLLMDCGNKDDGNGTSPECNGTITHYVSYYDFICLYAIQQNLIEGLHTDTRNYSVCKYATVFMLYQRIVADSTPTTTTSQAKVLTHPTLKTTSSSSSSSSPSSTTTTRTRTTTTATTLAPNSRTSPIKGTNDQHSDNIVGDENFTLKNILIVSVVLNLLLLVYLFVQQRWNRERRQSGSELESSFTLLQIMNRDNVAGEEEPRLGV; encoded by the exons TGTGAGTCCGGAGGGATACAGCAGTGGCAGCATGACATCATGGAGACCCGTGCCCCCCCTGCTTCTCTTC GTGTTCCTGAGCACGATTCACCAATCAGAGGCAGGTTGTGATTTATTTGTGCCAGAAAAATGG AACGACAAGCTAAACCAGAGGTTAGGCATCGTAGACACGGAGCATCCCAAG GACATGATGAATTGCTCTGCAGAGCGATTATGCAACATTGGAAACACGTTTGGGTGTAACCTGCTGATGGACTGCGGCAACAAA GATGATGGAAATGGGACGAGTCCCGAGTGTAATGGGACCATCACTCACTATGTTTCCTACTATGACTTCATCTGCCTCTATGCCATACAGCAGAATCTGATTGAGGGTCTACACACAGATACTCGGAACTATTCAG TCTGCAAATATG CCACGGTATTCATGCTGTATCAACGAATAGTTGCCG AttcaacaccaacaacaacaacctcacAAGCCAAAGTATTGACACAtccaacattaaaaacaacatcatcatcatcatcatcatcatcaccatcatcaacaacaacaacaagaacaagaacaacaacaacagcaacaacactgGCACCAAATTCCAGAACAAGCCCAATTAAAGGAACCAATG ACCAACATTCAGACAACATCGTTGGAGATG AGAACTTCACGCTGAAGAACATCTTGATAGTCTCCGTGGTTTTGAATCTGCTCCTGCTGGTCTACCTGTTCGTGCAACAGAGGTGGAACCGGGAGCGCAGACAGTCG GGTTCAGAGTTGGAATCCAGCTTCACACTGTTGCAGATTATGAACAGGGATAATGTTGCTGGTGAAGAGGAACCCAGGCTGGGCGTCTGA
- the LOC134878069 gene encoding uncharacterized protein LOC134878069 isoform X4, translated as MYDNFSRESQGRGAKRVRGENPLLGSVSPEGYSSGSMTSWRPVPPLLLFVFLSTIHQSEAGCDLFVPEKWNDKLNQRLGIVDTEHPKDMMNCSAERLCNIGNTFGCNLLMDCGNKDDGNGTSPECNGTITHYVSYYDFICLYAIQQNLIEGLHTDTRNYSVCKYATVFMLYQRIVADSTPTTTTSQAKVLTHPTLKTTSSSSSSSSPSSTTTTRTRTTTTATTLAPNSRTSPIKGTNDQHSDNIVGDENFTLKNILIVSVVLNLLLLVYLFVQQRWNRERRQSYLGETLSCLWLVLL; from the exons TGTGAGTCCGGAGGGATACAGCAGTGGCAGCATGACATCATGGAGACCCGTGCCCCCCCTGCTTCTCTTC GTGTTCCTGAGCACGATTCACCAATCAGAGGCAGGTTGTGATTTATTTGTGCCAGAAAAATGG AACGACAAGCTAAACCAGAGGTTAGGCATCGTAGACACGGAGCATCCCAAG GACATGATGAATTGCTCTGCAGAGCGATTATGCAACATTGGAAACACGTTTGGGTGTAACCTGCTGATGGACTGCGGCAACAAA GATGATGGAAATGGGACGAGTCCCGAGTGTAATGGGACCATCACTCACTATGTTTCCTACTATGACTTCATCTGCCTCTATGCCATACAGCAGAATCTGATTGAGGGTCTACACACAGATACTCGGAACTATTCAG TCTGCAAATATG CCACGGTATTCATGCTGTATCAACGAATAGTTGCCG AttcaacaccaacaacaacaacctcacAAGCCAAAGTATTGACACAtccaacattaaaaacaacatcatcatcatcatcatcatcatcaccatcatcaacaacaacaacaagaacaagaacaacaacaacagcaacaacactgGCACCAAATTCCAGAACAAGCCCAATTAAAGGAACCAATG ACCAACATTCAGACAACATCGTTGGAGATG AGAACTTCACGCTGAAGAACATCTTGATAGTCTCCGTGGTTTTGAATCTGCTCCTGCTGGTCTACCTGTTCGTGCAACAGAGGTGGAACCGGGAGCGCAGACAGTCG tatcttggtgaaacattaagctgtctttggctcgttctgctgtaa
- the LOC134878069 gene encoding uncharacterized protein LOC134878069 isoform X6 translates to MYDNFSRESQGRGAKRVRGENPLLGSVSPEGYSSGSMTSWRPVPPLLLFVFLSTIHQSEAGCDLFVPEKWNDKLNQRLGIVDTEHPKDMMNCSAERLCNIGNTFGCNLLMDCGNKDDGNGTSPECNGTITHYVSYYDFICLYAIQQNLIEGLHTDTRNYSVCKYATVFMLYQRIVADSTPTTTTSQAKVLTHPTLKTTSSSSSSSSPSSTTTTRTRTTTTATTLAPNSRTSPIKGTNASETTQTQKHKSRNICSSSSTHAASRGHSAEET, encoded by the exons TGTGAGTCCGGAGGGATACAGCAGTGGCAGCATGACATCATGGAGACCCGTGCCCCCCCTGCTTCTCTTC GTGTTCCTGAGCACGATTCACCAATCAGAGGCAGGTTGTGATTTATTTGTGCCAGAAAAATGG AACGACAAGCTAAACCAGAGGTTAGGCATCGTAGACACGGAGCATCCCAAG GACATGATGAATTGCTCTGCAGAGCGATTATGCAACATTGGAAACACGTTTGGGTGTAACCTGCTGATGGACTGCGGCAACAAA GATGATGGAAATGGGACGAGTCCCGAGTGTAATGGGACCATCACTCACTATGTTTCCTACTATGACTTCATCTGCCTCTATGCCATACAGCAGAATCTGATTGAGGGTCTACACACAGATACTCGGAACTATTCAG TCTGCAAATATG CCACGGTATTCATGCTGTATCAACGAATAGTTGCCG AttcaacaccaacaacaacaacctcacAAGCCAAAGTATTGACACAtccaacattaaaaacaacatcatcatcatcatcatcatcatcaccatcatcaacaacaacaacaagaacaagaacaacaacaacagcaacaacactgGCACCAAATTCCAGAACAAGCCCAATTAAAGGAACCAATG cttcagagacgacgcagacacagaaacacaaatccagaaacatctgcagcagctcttcaacacatgcagcatctagaggacattcagcagaggagacatga
- the LOC134878069 gene encoding uncharacterized protein LOC134878069 isoform X7: protein MYDNFSRESQGRGAKRVRGENPLLGSVSPEGYSSGSMTSWRPVPPLLLFVFLSTIHQSEAGCDLFVPEKWNDKLNQRLGIVDTEHPKDMMNCSAERLCNIGNTFGCNLLMDCGNKDDGNGTSPECNGTITHYVSYYDFICLYAIQQNLIEGLHTDTRNYSVCKYATVFMLYQRIVADSTPTTTTSQAKVLTHPTLKTTSSSSSSSSPSSTTTTRTRTTTTATTLAPNSRTSPIKGTNAVETCCSFRDDADTETQIQKHLQQLFNTCSI, encoded by the exons TGTGAGTCCGGAGGGATACAGCAGTGGCAGCATGACATCATGGAGACCCGTGCCCCCCCTGCTTCTCTTC GTGTTCCTGAGCACGATTCACCAATCAGAGGCAGGTTGTGATTTATTTGTGCCAGAAAAATGG AACGACAAGCTAAACCAGAGGTTAGGCATCGTAGACACGGAGCATCCCAAG GACATGATGAATTGCTCTGCAGAGCGATTATGCAACATTGGAAACACGTTTGGGTGTAACCTGCTGATGGACTGCGGCAACAAA GATGATGGAAATGGGACGAGTCCCGAGTGTAATGGGACCATCACTCACTATGTTTCCTACTATGACTTCATCTGCCTCTATGCCATACAGCAGAATCTGATTGAGGGTCTACACACAGATACTCGGAACTATTCAG TCTGCAAATATG CCACGGTATTCATGCTGTATCAACGAATAGTTGCCG AttcaacaccaacaacaacaacctcacAAGCCAAAGTATTGACACAtccaacattaaaaacaacatcatcatcatcatcatcatcatcaccatcatcaacaacaacaacaagaacaagaacaacaacaacagcaacaacactgGCACCAAATTCCAGAACAAGCCCAATTAAAGGAACCAATG CTGTggaaacgtgctgcagcttcagagacgacgcagacacagaaacacaaatccagaaacatctgcagcagctcttcaacacatgcagcatctag